One Nematostella vectensis chromosome 10, jaNemVect1.1, whole genome shotgun sequence genomic window, CCAGTCCAGTATTTCTTGGCGGTGGCTTCCTTTAACTCTTTCATTCCGAACTCGGATAGAAGAGGCACGCCATACTTGTCAGCATGGTCCGGTCCGACAGGTGTTAAGCACGCACCAAACACTGTCTTATCCACCGTCTGGCAAGGTGGACATGGAGGTCCCAGCTGTTCTGCAGTCTTGGCCATTTCGTCGAAAGTCATCGGCAACTTGCCATCGTTTGTCTCCAACACCTCATCAGTGTCATACAGAAGGCGAGCATTGTTCTGCAGCACTTGCACGTTCGCCTTTTCAGCAAGCATTTGGATCACAGCATCCCGCTGACGACCAGCTGGTTCACTCTCTCTTTCAAATGTCAATCGGTTTACAGACCATTCATGGAACAGGCGAGGGAGTACATCCATGGCGCGTCCTCGTATAACAAACAGCCGGGATCCCAGAACACGGAGTTGACGGTCCAGCGCTTCTAAACATTCACACAAGAAGTTCCAGCGGTTGGCGCTGATCTTGCTGGCCCGAGCAGACTCCATGTCTAAAACGTAAATTGGGAAGAAGGTGCTGCAATTGTCCAACGAAGCCAGAAGAGATGGATTGTCGTGAAGTCGAAGATCTTTTCTGAACCAATGTACACTTGTGCAACCATTATCCGGAACTACAACATTAGCAAATAAATTAGTCACTAATACAGTATGTGTAACCTACAAGGTTAAAAGTTCGTTGGCAGCATGTGGGGTATACCAGATTTGAGAACGTTTAGCTGGTAACAAGCTCACCTTTTGCGCCAAGATCAATAGACAGCTGCTGCATTCTTTGCACGCAAATCATTCGCTGTTCCATGTGGTCTACTATTGGACTCGGATAATCCTCTCCGACTACACATCTGCATGCTTTCTGGACTGATAACGGGGCATTCCAAGGCTCGCAAACATACTCAGACGGAAGACCACGGACTTCGGGGACATACCGCCTGCAAAAGCATTAATGATCGATAGTCAACTCAATATATTCTCATGATGATCGAGTCTCAACCGACATTGAATTATTCTATATGTTCTTACTTGATATAATCTCCGGTCGGGTCGACTTTTTTGCCAACTTCTACCGGGCAGTACCAAGGTACAGCACCATGCACAAACGAACTACACGACAGCCACAACCAGTTGCTCGCGTTTAAGCTCCATTCTGCATCTAGCTGAAGCTCATCAAACGCTTTAATTCCTTCTTCCCAACTGACCCACAAGCAGCCTCGAGTCAGGAAACAGCCAACTGCTTGCCGAGCCAAATGATGGATCCAGCCTTCCTCTCGCAACTGTCGCATTATTGCATCAATCCACGGGAAGCCCGTTTTGCCCTTTTTCCACCGTTCAAGACCCTCTTTGTTCTCTTCCCAAGGAAATTGCACGCTCAAGGGATTATCCACCATTTTGTCGAGGTCGGCGTTGTGGCTTGCTACATGCAAGAAAAGTTCTCGTCGAACGAGTCCAGTGAACAATGTTGCTGGCGGGATAGATTTCTTCTCctacaagaacaaaaacaacacaGAAGGGTGTAAATTAGGCTCATAAAAGTTTTATTAGAAACTACCCTTGATAATTGGTGGCTTTCAGGGGGCTGCAGCAGACATCGTCATTGAGAAGAACAACTACATCGGGCCTTTTAAACATTTCAATATGCACAATTTCTTAACCTCAAGATATTTACCTTCATGTAGGTCAAAGCGAGCTGTTGGTAGTACAGGCGTGGCGACAAACATCCGAATCTCATGTAAGGGCTGAGGTGTGCATCGTTCGAAAACATCTCATCAATTGTCCAACCCCTTTCCTCGAAGTCGTTTTCAGCACACTAAAGTCAAAGAAATTTTAATGATTTTTTCAACCAAGTGCCCTATAGTTATAAAAGATACCGTTTCGACAATCCTCCAACCATCTAAGTAAACGAACCAAAACTTACCTTTTTCAAAGCAGCGCTCAGTCGTCGCAAAGCTTCGGGCTCTCCTCCAGTCCAGTATTTCTTGGCGGTGGCTTCCTTTAACTCTTTCATTCCGAACTCGGATAGCAAAGGCACGCCATACTTGTCAGCATGGTCCGGTCCGACAGGTGTTAAGCACGCACCAAACACTGTCTTATCCACCGTCTGGCAAGGTGGACATGGAGGTCCCAGCTGTTCTGCAGTCTTGGCCATTTCGTCGAAAGTCATCGGCAACTTGCCATCGTTTGTCTCCAATACCTCATCAGTGTCATACAGAAGGTGAGCATTGTGCTGCAGCACTTGCACGTTCGCCTTTTCAGCAAGCATTTGGATCACAGCATCCCGCTGACGACCAGCTGGTTCACTCTCTCTTTCAAATGTCAATCGGTTTACAGACCATTCATGGAACAGGCGAGGGAGTACATCCATGGCGCGTCCTCGTATAACAAACAGCCGGGATCCCAGAACACGGAGTTGACGGTCCAGCGCTTCTAAGCATTCACACAAGAAGTTCCAGCGGTTGGCGCTGATCTTGCTGGCCCGAGCAGACTCCATGTCTAAAACGTAAATTGGGAAGAAGGTACTGCAATTGTCCAACGAAGCCAGAAGAGATGGATTGTCGTGAAGTCGAAGATCTTTTCGGAACCAATGTACACTTGTGCAACCATTATCCGGAACTACAACATTAGCAAATAAATTAGTCActaatactgtatgtgtaaccTACAAGGTTAAAAGTTCGTTGGCAGCATGTGGGGTACACCAGATTTGAGAGCTTTTAGCTGGTAACACGCTCACCTTTTGCGCCAAGATCAATAGACAGCTGCTGCATTCTTTGCACGCAAATCATTCGCTGTTCCATGTGGTCTACTATTGGACTCGGATAATCCTCTCCGACTACACATCTGCATGCTTTCTGGACTGATAACGGGGCATTCCAAGGCTCGCAAACATACTCAGACGGAAGACCACGGACTTCGGGGACATACCGCCTGCAAAAGCATTAATGATCGATAGTCAAGTCCATATATTCTCATGATGATCGAGTCTCAACCGACATTGATTTATTCTATATGCTCTTACTTGATATAATCTCCGGTCGGGTCGACTTTTTTGCCAACCTCTACTGGACAGTACCAAGGTACAGCACCATGCACATACGAACTACACGACAGCCACAACCAGTTGCTCGCGTTCAAGCTCCATTCTGCATCTAGCTGAAGCTCATCAAACGCTTTGAATCCTTCTTCCCAACTGACCCACAAGCAGCCTCGAGTCAGGAAACAGCCAACTGCTTGCCGAGCCAAATGGTGGATCCAGCCTTCCTCTCGCAACTGTCGCATTATTGCATCAATCCACGGGAAGCCCGTTTTGCCGTTTTTCCACCGTTCAAGACCCTCTTTGTTCTCTTCCCAAGGAAATTGCACGCTCAAGGGATTATCCACCATTTTGTCGAGGTCGGCGTTGTGGCTTGCTACATGCAAGAAAAGTTCTCGTCGAACGAGTCCAGTGAACAATGTTGCTGGCGGGATAGATTTCTTCTCctacaagaacaaaaacaacacaGAAGGGTGTAAATTAGGCTCATAAAAGTTTTATTAGAAACTACCCTTGATAATTGGTGGCTTTCAGGGGGCTGCAGCAGACATCGTCATTGAGAAGAACAACTACATCGGGCTTTTTAAACATTTCAATATGCACAATTTCTTAACCTCAAGATATTTACCTTCATGTAGGTCAAAGCGAGCTGTTGGTAGTACAGGCGTGGCGACAAACATCCGAATCTCATGTACGGGCTGAGGTGTGCATCGTTCGAAAACATCTCATCAATTGTCCAACCCCTTTCCTCGAAGTCGTTTTCAGCACACTAAAGTCAAAGAAATTTTAATGATTTTTTCAACCAAGTGCCCTATAGTTATAAAAGATACCGTTTCGACAATCCTCCAACCATCTAAGTAAACGAACCAAAACTTACCTTTTTCAAAGCAGCGCTCAGTCGTCACAAAGCTTCGGGCTCTCCTCCAGTCCAGTATTTCTTGGCGGTGGCTTCCTTTAACTCTTTCATTCCGAACTCGGATAGCAAAGGCACGCCATACTTGTCAGCATGGTCCGGTCCGACAGGTGTTAAGCACGCACCAAACACTGTCTTATCCACCGTCTGGCAAGGTGGACATGGAGGTCCCAGCTGTTCTGCAGTCTTGGCCATTTTGTCGAAAGTCATCGGCAACTTGCCATCGTTTGTCTCCAATACCTCATCAGTGTCATACAGAAGGTGAGCATTGTGCTGCAGCACTTGCACGTTCGCCTTTTCAGCAAGCATTTGGATCACAGCATCCCGCTGACGACCAGCTGGTTCACTCTCTCTTTCAAATGTCAATCGGTTTACAGACCATTCATGGAACAGGCGAGGGAGTACATCCATGGCGCGTCCTCGTATAACAAACAGCCGGGATCCCAGAACACGGAGTTGACGGTCCAGCGCTTCTAAGCATTCACACAAGAAGTTCCAGCGGTTGGCGCTGATCTTGCTGGCCCGAGCAGACTCCATGTCTAAAACGTAAATTGGGAAGAAGGTGCTGCAATTGTCCAACGAAGCCAGAAGAGATGGATTGTCGTGAAGTCGAAGATCTTTTCGGAACCAATGTACACTTGTGCAACCATTATCCGGAACTACAACATTAGCAAATAAATTAGTCACTAATACAGTATGTGTAACCTACAAGGTTAAAAGTTCGTTGGCAGCATGTGGGGTACACCAGATTTGAGAGCTTTTAGCTGGTAACACGCTCACCTTTTGCGCCAAGATCAATAGACAGCTGCTGCATTCTTTGCACGCAAATCATTCGCTGTTCCATGTGGTCTACTATTGGACTCGGATAATCCTCTCCGACTACACATCTGCATGCTTTCTGGACTGATAACGGGGCATTCCAAGGCTCGCAAACATACTCAGACGGAAGACCACGGACTTCGGGGACATACCGCCTGCAAAAGCATTAATGATCGATAGTCAAGTCCATATATTCTCATGATGATCGAGTCTCAACCGACATTGATTTATTCTATATGCTCTTACTTGATATAATCTCCGGTCGGGTCGACTTTTTTGCCAACCTCTACTGGACAGTACCAAGGTACAGCACCATGCACATACGAACTACACGACAGCCACAACCAGTTGCTCGCGTTCAAGCTCCATTCTGCATCTAGCTGAAGCTCATCAAACGCTTTGAATCCTTCTTCCCAACTGACCCACAAGCAGCCTCGAGTCAGGAAACAGCCAACTGCTTGCCGAGCCAAATGGTGGATCCAGCCTTCCTCTCGCAACTGTCGCATTATTGCATCAATCCACGGGAAGCCCGTTTTGCCGTTTTTCCACCGTTCAAGACCCTCTTTGTTCTCTTCCCAAGGAAATTGCACGCTCAAGGGATTATCCACCATTTTGTCGAGGTCGGCGTTGTGGCTTGCTACATGCAAGAAAAGTTCTCGTCGAACGAGTCCAGTGAACAATGTTGCTGGCGGGATAGATTTCTTCTCctacaagaacaaaaacaacacaGAAGGGTGTAAATTAGGCTCATAAAAGTTTTATTAGAAACTACCCTTGATAATTGGTGGCTTTCAGGGGGCTGCAGCAGACATCGTCATTGAGAAGAACAACTACATCGGGCTTTTTAAACATTTCAATATGCACAATTTCTTAACCTCAAGATATTTACCTTCATGTAGGTCAAAGCGAGCTGTTGGTAGTACAGGCGTGGCGACAAACATCCGAATCTCATGTACGGGCTGAGGTGTGCATCGTTCGAAAACATCTCATCAATTGTCCAACCCCTTTCCTCGAAGTCGTTTTCAGCACACTAAAGTCAAAGAAATTTTAATGATTTTTTCAACCAAGTGCCCTATAGTTATAAAAGATACCGTTTCGACAATCCTCCAACCATCTAAGTAAACGAACCAAAACTTACCTTTTTCAAAGCAGCGCTCAGTCGTCGCAAAGCTTCGGGCTCTCCTCCAGTCCAGTATTTCTTGGCGGTGGCTTCCTTTAACTCTTTCATTCCGAACTCGGATAGCAGGGGCACGCCATACTTGTCAGCATGGTCCGGTCCGACAGGTGTTAAGCACGCACCAAACACTGTCTTATCTACCGTCTGGCAAGGTGGACATGGAGGTCCCAGCTGTTCTGCAGTCTTGGCCATTTTGTCGAAAGTCATCGGCAACTTGCCATCGTTTATCTCCAACACCTCATCAGTGTCATACAGAAGGTGAGCATTGTGCTGCAGCACTTGCACCTTCGCCTTTTCAGCAAGCATTTGGATCACAGCATCCCGCTGACGACCAGCTGGTTCACTCTCTCTTTCAAATGTCAATCGGTTTACAGACCATTCATGGAACAGGTATGGGAGTACATCCATGGCGCGTCCTCGTATAACAAACAGCCGGGATCCCAGAACACGGAGTTGACGGTCCAGCGCTTCTAAGCATTCACACAAGAAGTTCCAGCGGTTGGCGCTGATCTTGCTGGCCCGAGCAGACTCCATGTCCAAAACGTAAATTGGGAAGAAGGTGCTGCAATTGTCCAACGAAGCCAGAAGAGATGGATTGTCGTGAAGTCGAAGATCTTTTCGGAACCAATGTACACTTGTGCAACCATTATCCGGAACTACAACATAAGCAAATAAATTAGTCACTAATACAGTATGTGTAACCTACAAGGTTAAAAGTTCGTTGGCAGCATGTGGGGTACACCAGATTTGAGAACTTTTAGCTGGTAACACGCTCACCTTTTGCGCCAAGATCAATAGACAGCTGCTTCATTCTTTGCACGCAAATCATTCGCTGTTCCATGTGGTCTACTATTGGACTCGGATAATCCTCTCCGACTACACATCTGCATGCTTTCTGGACTGATAACGGGGCATTCCAAGGCTCGCAAACATACTCAGACGGAAGACCACGGACTTCGGGGACATACCGCCTGCAAAAGCATTAATGATCGATAGTCAACTCAATATTTTCTCATGATGATCGAGTCTCAACCGCCATTGAATTATTCTATACGCTCTTACTTGATATAATCTCCGGTCGGGTCGATTTGCTTGCCAACTCCTACCGGGCAGTACCAAGGTACGGCACCATTCACATACGAACTGCACGACAGCCACAACCAGTTGCCCGCGTTTAAGCTCCATTCTGCATCTAGCTGAAGCTCATCAAACGCTTTGAATCCTTCTTCCCAACTGACCCACAAACAGCCACGAGTCAGGAAACAGCCAACTGCTTGCCGAGCCAAATGATGGATCCAGCCTTCCTCTCGCAACTGTCGCATTATTGCATCAATCCACGGGAAGCCCGTTTTGCCCTCTTTCCACCGTTCAAGACCCTCTTTGTTTTCTTCCCAAGGGAATTGAAGGGAGATGGGATTGTTTTCCATATTACAGAAGTTGGAATTTGCGGATGACAGGTAGAAGTAAAATTCCCTGCGAAGTAAGCTTTCAAATACAATCACTGGTGCTTCCATTTTGTAGTTCTGgggaatttgaaaaaaaaaaaaaaacattcagagAAGTTAAATGGTTCTCTTCTTGGACGATTACTTCGACGTAATTCGTAAAACTTAGAGTACATTTGGTACAAATAGGAGGACGTCTGTATGACAATTAACAGTTCTATGATAGAACTTTGTACCTAAAGAAAGAAATCCTAATTCTTCTTTGATTCATAATCCCAAAGAACCAGCCTGCCATTAGACGCGTAGCTAGAACTTTACGTTTTCAAATAAGTCTATAGACTAATCTGAGATTTATCCATATCTTCctgtatttagtagaaatATAACGACTCCAGAATATATTCCGATACTACCATTTGGCAattt contains:
- the LOC5512527 gene encoding uncharacterized protein LOC5512527 isoform X1 → MCPAISMDAARHTSCHWFRKDLRLHDNPALKDALDNADCFYGVFVLSNFHPSITSGNRWKFLLQCLQDLNNSLEELGSKLIILTGSPVEIFPKLLHSLKVTKLTFEVDTEPFAQQRDSVISHIARSAGIEVKTHASHTLYDIESLVSHCNENIPLVFDEFLEMISGISLPPIPVLEVKQVPCLQLKYLNSLGSTGIKVISSLKDVPCNQNESTWEGGETVGLQKLEEYLQQMVRNGFLPEVIDADVLMSNKGVLCPYLRFGCLSPRTVYFTLKGRYQKTTKRSAPPRLFSSLLWREFAFLLGSRNPDMHKTEGNSYCLQVPWRSDQAILERLRQGMTGFPWIDAIIRQLRQEGWVHDVAQQAVGCFLTWGTLWQSWEEGFKLFGELMLDAGWSRNAFNWLNMSNSMLADGPLPYFCPVDVGKAIDPSGKYIRKYIPELASFPSEFIHAPWTAPEEIQRDTQCVIGDDYPYPLVDHKEQRKINIQALQSMCKQQDNIPDCPSLGIASMHWFRKDLRLHDNPALLESFKNCQAFYGVYFLDPASVQRSNLSPNRWWFLLESLRDLDYNLRSLGSRLLVVRGQPVQEMPKLLDQWNIKRLTLEYDSEPPAKQRDAVVTHLAKNLGVEVIQRVSHTLYDVETVFEELYESDSYATWDGFLTFIDKLGSPEEPVDLIDWRMCHPTRLSVPETSGSNFDVPTLHELGINPKKVTCDAYWKGGEGAGLERLKLYVVEATKQNFIQPPICAEMLQVRKPHLDPYLRFGCVSPRHVYKELKNAYSQNYKMEAPVIVFESLLRREFYFYLSSANSNFCNMENNPISLQFPWEENKEGLERWKEGKTGFPWIDAIMRQLREEGWIHHLARQAVGCFLTRGCLWVSWEEGFKAFDELQLDAEWSLNAGNWLWLSCSSYVNGAVPWYCPVGVGKQIDPTGDYIKRYVPEVRGLPSEYVCEPWNAPLSVQKACRCVVGEDYPSPIVDHMEQRMICVQRMKQLSIDLGAKVPDNGCTSVHWFRKDLRLHDNPSLLASLDNCSTFFPIYVLDMESARASKISANRWNFLCECLEALDRQLRVLGSRLFVIRGRAMDVLPYLFHEWSVNRLTFERESEPAGRQRDAVIQMLAEKAKVQVLQHNAHLLYDTDEVLEINDGKLPMTFDKMAKTAEQLGPPCPPCQTVDKTVFGACLTPVGPDHADKYGVPLLSEFGMKELKEATAKKYWTGGEPEALRRLSAALKKCAENDFEERGWTIDEMFSNDAHLSPYMRFGCLSPRLYYQQLALTYMKEKKSIPPATLFTGLVRRELFLHVASHNADLDKMVDNPLSVQFPWEENKEGLERWKNGKTGFPWIDAIMRQLREEGWIHHLARQAVGCFLTRGCLWVSWEEGFKAFDELQLDAEWSLNASNWLWLSCSSYVHGAVPWYCPVEVGKKVDPTGDYIKRYVPEVRGLPSEYVCEPWNAPLSVQKACRCVVGEDYPSPIVDHMEQRMICVQRMQQLSIDLGAKVPDNGCTSVHWFRKDLRLHDNPSLLASLDNCSTFFPIYVLDMESARASKISANRWNFLCECLEALDRQLRVLGSRLFVIRGRAMDVLPRLFHEWSVNRLTFERESEPAGRQRDAVIQMLAEKANVQVLQHNAHLLYDTDEVLETNDGKLPMTFDKMAKTAEQLGPPCPPCQTVDKTVFGACLTPVGPDHADKYGVPLLSEFGMKELKEATAKKYWTGGEPEAL